In a single window of the Methanofollis ethanolicus genome:
- the uvrC gene encoding excinuclease ABC subunit UvrC, with translation MIDLSAVPEEPGCYLYLDAAGTVIYVGKAKNLKRRVSSYFQKHGHDAKTQKLVEHIASADFIVTGNEVEALILENTLIKRHQPKYNIDLKDAKNYAYIHLSGDAFPRIGIARRAGGDGEYFGPFVSARERDYVLSVVKKAFGLRSCRRLPKRPCLRYHIGTCLAPCIRTVTEEEYAARIDRARAVLRGQGKDLVAAMEAEMAERSKDLAFERALELRDEIAAVRHLAGRQRVERRRDHDEDIITYLEKDGNLYLLLFHVEMGTLTGKQEYVFEDSDDAVEEFLVQYYGEHAPPKEVVLPAGIGEPLADYLAGRRGSKVEVTVPQKGDKKKLLDLAEKNLEIAFFGDAMKVEALQKALHLPDPPNVIECFDISHLAGTAMVGSMVQFRGGRPDKRNYRRFRIRTVEGIDDFASIAEVVGRRYARIRNEGGEFPDLVIVDGGKGQLAAALDVLKRLGTRLPVIAIAKREEEIYVPGFPHPLPIRKDEKASLFVQEIRDEAHRFAITYNRLLRRKEMKG, from the coding sequence ATGATCGACCTCTCCGCCGTCCCCGAGGAACCGGGGTGCTACCTGTATCTGGACGCCGCGGGGACCGTGATCTACGTCGGCAAGGCGAAGAACCTGAAGAGACGGGTCTCCAGTTACTTCCAGAAGCACGGCCACGACGCCAAGACGCAGAAACTCGTCGAGCACATCGCCTCGGCCGACTTCATCGTCACCGGGAACGAGGTCGAGGCCCTGATCCTGGAGAACACCCTGATCAAGAGGCACCAGCCGAAGTACAACATCGACCTGAAGGACGCCAAGAACTATGCCTACATCCACCTTTCCGGTGATGCCTTCCCGCGGATCGGGATCGCACGCCGGGCAGGGGGCGACGGCGAGTACTTCGGCCCCTTCGTCTCGGCGCGGGAACGGGACTACGTGCTTTCGGTCGTGAAGAAGGCCTTCGGCCTGCGGTCGTGCCGGCGCCTCCCGAAGAGGCCCTGCCTCAGGTACCACATCGGCACCTGCCTGGCCCCCTGCATCAGGACGGTGACGGAGGAGGAGTACGCCGCACGGATCGACCGTGCGCGGGCAGTGCTCCGCGGCCAGGGGAAGGACCTCGTCGCCGCCATGGAGGCGGAGATGGCGGAAAGGTCGAAGGACCTCGCGTTCGAGCGGGCCCTTGAACTGCGGGACGAGATCGCGGCGGTCAGGCACCTCGCCGGGCGGCAGAGGGTGGAGCGCCGGAGAGACCACGACGAGGACATCATCACCTACCTGGAGAAGGACGGAAACCTCTACCTCCTCCTCTTCCATGTCGAGATGGGCACCCTCACCGGCAAGCAGGAATACGTCTTCGAGGACTCGGACGACGCCGTCGAGGAGTTCCTGGTCCAGTACTACGGCGAGCACGCCCCGCCGAAGGAGGTGGTCCTCCCCGCAGGCATCGGCGAACCTCTCGCCGACTACCTGGCGGGCCGCCGGGGCTCGAAGGTCGAGGTCACGGTGCCGCAGAAGGGTGACAAGAAGAAACTCCTCGACCTTGCGGAGAAGAACCTTGAGATCGCCTTCTTCGGCGACGCCATGAAAGTGGAGGCCCTCCAGAAGGCCCTGCACCTTCCAGACCCGCCGAATGTCATCGAGTGCTTCGACATCTCCCACCTGGCCGGCACGGCGATGGTCGGGTCGATGGTGCAGTTCCGGGGCGGGCGGCCCGACAAGAGGAACTACCGGCGCTTCAGGATCAGGACGGTCGAGGGGATCGACGACTTCGCTTCCATTGCCGAGGTGGTCGGCCGCCGGTACGCCCGCATCCGCAACGAGGGCGGGGAGTTCCCCGACCTGGTGATCGTCGACGGCGGGAAGGGGCAACTCGCCGCGGCCCTCGACGTGCTGAAGCGCCTCGGCACGCGCCTGCCGGTGATCGCGATCGCCAAACGTGAAGAGGAGATCTATGTGCCCGGTTTCCCCCACCCCCTGCCGATCCGGAAGGACGAGAAGGCCTCCCTCTTCGTGCAGGAGATCAGGGACGAGGCCCACCGCTTCGCGATCACCTACAACCGCCTGTTGCGGAGGAAGGAGATGAAAGGATGA